One window of Pyxicephalus adspersus chromosome 4, UCB_Pads_2.0, whole genome shotgun sequence genomic DNA carries:
- the LOC140328641 gene encoding uncharacterized protein encodes MLPLPYATTTISNIISAYRHSYHYWNLKASSTTESLGTTTSKQTADITIEGSTISVPTTTSSTPLRTTTTTSGTTTSKQTDGITSEKTTSVTTSTTGSTTSRITTLSSTSTTDSETTGTSTSSSTPLETATTTSGTTTSKQTTGIISESTTSVTTSTAGSTTSGTTTPSSTSTIDSITTGTTLTSTSSSTPLGTTTTTRGTTTSKQTDGIISESTTSVTTSTTRSTTSGTTTPSSTSTVDAITTGTTLTSTSSSTPLGTTTTTSGTTTSKQTTGIISESTTSVTTSAAGSTTSGTTTPSSTSTIDPITTGTTLTSTSSSTPLGTTTTTSGTTTSKQTDGITSESTTSVPPRTTEPTTSITTTLSSTSTTGSTTSTVLTSTITTASSTTPLGTAATTASNPTTGITSESSTRSTSSLPTTFDTSTSTTASPTGTILTSTSSTTALETAISTSGSTTSKETAGIISQSTTISEPTSTTKSTSSGVTTSSTAATGSTTGISVTSTSSTTLLKFTTTTTTQGTTTSAGIISGSTTNLVPTSTTGSTSSVTTPVLTSTSSVGSTSDTIPTTTSITSTLETTTTSGSTTSKPTAGITSESSTISVPTYTTGSLSSGTTTLSSASTTGLTSTSTTSTKITPGTSGSSTTITNPTTTLGSSGTISITSSTPTVLTSTTTNTTPKGMSNLALTGKTSGNKQCFSLIIMFQD; translated from the exons ATGTTACCCTTGCCATATGCTACAACTACCATTTCAAATATAATTTCTGCATATAGACATTCATACCACTACTGGAATCTTAAAG CCTCAAGTACCACAGAATCTTTAGGGACCACCACATCCAAGCAAACAGCTGACATTACCATAGAAGGTTCAACCATCTCAGTGCCAACTACTACAAGTTCAACACCTTTAAGAACAACCACTACTACATCAGGTACAACTACATCCAAGCAAACAGATGGTATAACTTCTGAAAAGACAACCTCAGTGACTACCAGTACAACAGGATCTACAACTTCTAGGATCACAACTCTTTCTTCGACTTCCACAACTGACTCAGAGACAACAGGCACTAGTACTTCAAGCAGCACACCTTTGGAAACTGCCACTACTACATCAGGTACCACTACATCAAAGCAAACAACCGGCATAATTTCAGAAAGTACAACCTCAGTGACTACCAGTACAGCAGGATCTACAACTTCAGGGACCACAACTCCTTCATCAACTTCCACAATTGACTCAATAACAACAGGCACAACCTTAACTAGTACTTCAAGCAGCACACCATTGGGAACAACCACTACTACACGAGGTACAACTACATCCAAGCAAACAGATGGTATCATTTCAGAAAGTACAACCTCAGTGACTACCAGTACAACAAGATCTACAACTTCAGGGACCACAACTCCTTCATCAACTTCCACAGTTGACGCAATAACAACAGGCACAACTTTAACTAGTACTTCAAGCAGCACACCTTTGGGAACAACCACTACCACATCAGGTACCACTACATCAAAGCAAACAACCGGCATAATTTCAGAAAGTACAACCTCAGTGACTACCAGTGCAGCAGGATCTACAACTTCAGGGACCACAACTCCTTCATCAACTTCCACAATTGACCCAATAACAACAGGCACAACTTTAACTAGTACATCAAGCAGCACACCTTTGGGAACAACCACTACTACATCAGGTACCACTACATCAAAGCAAACAGATGGTATCACTTCAGAAAGTACAACCTCAGTGCCTCCCAGAACAACAGAACCTACAACTTCAATTACCACAACTCTTTCTTCAACATCTACAACTGGTTCAACAACAAGCACTGTTTTGACCAGCACAATAACCACTGCCTCAAGTACCACACCTTTGGGAACAGCAGCTACTACTGCTTCAAACCCAACAACTGGTATTACTTCAGAAAGTTCAACAAGATCAACATCTTCATTGCCCACAACATTTGATACTTCAACATCTACAACTGCTTCACCAACAGGAACCATTTTGACCAGTACTTCAAGCACCACAGCATTGGAAACAGCTATTTCTACATCAGGTTCCACCACTTCAAAGGAAACAGCTGGTATTATTTCACAAAGCACAACTATCTCAGAGCCTACTAGTACAACAAAATCAACATCTTCGGGAGTCACTACTTCTTCCACAGCCGCAACTGGATCAACAACAGGAATAAGTGTGACTAGTACCTCCAGCACCACacttttaaaatttacaacaacAACTACTACTCAAGGAACCACCACTTCTGCTGGTATTATTTCAGGAAGCACAACCAATTTAGTGCCTACCAGTACAACAGGATCAACATCTTCAGTGACCACACCAGTACTTACTTCAACTTCCTCAGTAGGTTCAACATCAGACACCATTCCCACTACTACATCAATCACCTCAACATTGGAAACAACTACTACTTCAGGTTCCACCACGTCAAAGCCAACAGCTGGTATTACATCGGAAAGTTCAACCATCTCAGTGCCTACCTATACAACAGGATCATTGTCTTCAGGAACTACAACTCTTTCTTCAGCATCCACAACTGGTTTAACAAGCACTAGTACAACAAGCACAAAAATAACACCTGGGACTTCAGGTAGTTCTACAACTATTACAAATCCAACTACAACATTAGGCAGTTCTGGCACCATAAGTATCACCTCTTCTACACCAACAGTGTTAACTTCTACAACTACTAATACAACCCCGAAAGGTATGTCTAATTTAGCATTAACAGGAAAAACATCTggtaataaacaatgtttttctttgataataATGTTCCAAGATTAA